The Tardiphaga alba genome includes a window with the following:
- a CDS encoding tetratricopeptide repeat protein produces MRLSIYSFAVMFLFSACNAHAAVDTDPETPVASKVDTAPCFAAVVAGDDDRIIAICGELIGNEKVMTADRLKAASARGAAYARKDQTDLAIADYDAALKIDLTRPDLLNARGELLRKKGDRPRAIRDFGAALKIDPQNEAVRANYKALAQEIERMGAKMSVQPPPKAPLK; encoded by the coding sequence ATGCGTCTGTCGATCTATTCTTTTGCCGTCATGTTTCTGTTCTCTGCCTGCAATGCGCATGCGGCTGTCGATACCGATCCGGAAACACCGGTGGCGTCCAAGGTCGACACGGCACCCTGCTTCGCGGCAGTGGTGGCTGGCGATGACGACAGGATCATTGCGATCTGCGGCGAGCTGATCGGCAACGAGAAAGTGATGACGGCCGATCGCCTCAAGGCGGCGAGCGCGCGCGGCGCTGCCTATGCCCGCAAGGACCAGACCGATCTCGCCATCGCCGATTACGATGCGGCGCTGAAGATCGATCTGACGCGGCCTGATCTTCTCAATGCTCGCGGCGAACTCTTGCGCAAGAAGGGCGATCGCCCGCGCGCGATCCGCGATTTCGGCGCGGCGCTGAAGATCGATCCGCAGAACGAGGCCGTGCGCGCCAATTACAAGGCGCTGGCGCAGGAGATCGAACGCATGGGCGCGAAGATGTCGGTGCAGCCCCCACCAAAGGCCCCCTTGAAATAG
- a CDS encoding TAXI family TRAP transporter solute-binding subunit encodes MKWTAFSFALLGIACVTHPATAQEKTIAIATGGTGGIFYPLGGGLANLLSKKLPNTQATGEVTGGSVDNIKLLESGQADLGFMTGDVASDAIKGEQKFKKPVPLKTIVAVYSSPVHVVTIAGTGIEKFADLKGKRISGGAPGSASEAQTFRLLEAAGLDKDKDVKRERLSVAESAAALKDRKIDAFFWGGGVPTAAVVDLAATPGVHIKLIEIDHLLEPIVKKYGQIFAPSVIKAGSYPGQTTDSKGFAAWNQIMATDKMSDETAYAITKTIFENKADLVAVHKEAENINLATQTPAQSPAPYHPGTLKYLKEVGAVK; translated from the coding sequence ATGAAATGGACGGCTTTTAGCTTCGCTCTGCTCGGCATCGCCTGCGTGACACATCCGGCGACGGCGCAGGAAAAGACCATCGCAATCGCGACAGGCGGCACCGGCGGGATTTTCTATCCGCTCGGCGGCGGTCTCGCGAACCTGCTCTCGAAGAAACTCCCCAACACGCAGGCGACCGGTGAAGTCACCGGCGGCAGTGTCGATAACATCAAGCTGCTGGAAAGCGGCCAGGCCGATCTCGGCTTCATGACCGGCGACGTCGCCTCCGACGCCATCAAAGGTGAGCAGAAATTCAAGAAGCCGGTGCCGCTGAAGACCATCGTCGCCGTCTATTCCAGCCCCGTCCATGTGGTGACCATCGCCGGCACCGGCATCGAGAAATTCGCCGACCTCAAGGGCAAGCGCATTTCCGGCGGCGCGCCGGGCTCGGCCTCGGAAGCGCAGACCTTCCGCCTGCTGGAGGCCGCCGGCCTCGACAAGGACAAGGACGTCAAGCGCGAGCGCCTGTCGGTGGCAGAATCCGCCGCGGCGCTGAAGGACCGCAAGATCGATGCATTCTTCTGGGGCGGCGGCGTGCCCACCGCCGCCGTGGTTGATCTCGCAGCCACGCCGGGCGTGCATATCAAATTGATCGAGATCGATCACCTGCTGGAGCCCATCGTCAAGAAATACGGCCAGATCTTCGCGCCCAGCGTGATCAAGGCCGGCAGCTATCCGGGCCAGACCACCGACAGCAAGGGCTTTGCTGCCTGGAATCAGATCATGGCCACCGACAAGATGTCGGACGAGACGGCCTACGCCATCACCAAGACGATATTCGAGAACAAGGCGGACCTCGTCGCCGTGCACAAGGAAGCCGAGAACATCAATCTCGCCACGCAGACCCCGGCCCAATCGCCGGCGCCGTATCATCCCGGCACGCTCAAATATCTCAAGGAAGTCGGCGCGGTGAAGTAA
- a CDS encoding type II toxin-antitoxin system RelE/ParE family toxin: MIKTFADKRTAEIFAGKPIKKGFPGDIVIVARRKLDMLDNATTLESLKLPPSNKLHPLKDERKGQHAIWINSQWRLCFVWMDGDAYDVEITDYH; encoded by the coding sequence ATGATCAAGACGTTCGCCGACAAGCGGACTGCCGAGATTTTCGCTGGGAAGCCCATCAAAAAGGGCTTTCCGGGCGATATCGTTATCGTGGCCCGCCGCAAGTTGGACATGCTCGACAATGCGACGACCCTCGAAAGTCTGAAGCTGCCGCCGAGCAACAAGCTTCATCCGTTGAAGGACGAACGAAAAGGGCAGCATGCCATTTGGATCAATAGCCAATGGCGTCTTTGTTTCGTCTGGATGGACGGTGATGCCTACGACGTCGAAATCACTGATTATCATTAG
- a CDS encoding TRAP transporter permease, with the protein MADDKAHATDGNKIVEAEIISDATMQKVEELIEAEEGAANRLMGWAGTISTGIAVTMSLFHLYAAYAIVPTQELRYIHVAFTLVLAFMLFPVARRFRDRARWWDILPGIVAIATIVYALWGGEDFTDRATLPDHVDVVVGIVFILLLLEATRRTTGWIMPVVSIFFIAYAMLGPHLPAPWTHRGYDLPRLVGHLFITLEGIFGVAVDVSATLIILFTIYGAFLAQSGAGKFFIDFSLALMGNKPNAAGRTVVLSSFLLGGPSGSGVATTVMIGTVAAPMLKKAGFEKNAAGGLLAAGGLGAILSPPVLGAAAFLIAEFLKISYLDVIWMATIPTILYYLSLLIMVEIDAKRFGAKNVNITPELGLGTMTKRYGFHFISLLAVVVFMVIGFSPALSVFYAILVTLALSFLRKDTALMPKKLVKALSEGSIGALNAATTCACAGIVVGVVTLTGLGLKFSSIVIAYAGGSLLLTALYTALIVWIIGLAVPVTASYIICAVIAAPALIKLGVPDYAAHMFIFYYAVLSEVSPPTALSPFAAAAITGGDPYKTTLQSWKYTLPAFLVPFVFVCDPQGVGLLLSIPKGGSWVDIVEITFKTTCGLLALAACAQNWGLRQNTPIERGLLLLSGLLLVFPSLIEAIIEAIIGRDISYTFLPGLIIGLGVLFWQARTRAQPVAA; encoded by the coding sequence ATGGCTGACGACAAAGCGCACGCGACCGATGGCAACAAAATCGTCGAAGCGGAGATCATCTCCGACGCCACGATGCAGAAGGTCGAGGAGCTGATCGAAGCCGAAGAGGGCGCCGCAAACCGTCTGATGGGTTGGGCCGGCACCATCTCCACCGGCATCGCGGTGACGATGAGCCTGTTTCACCTCTATGCCGCCTATGCGATCGTGCCGACGCAGGAACTGCGCTACATCCACGTCGCTTTCACGCTCGTGCTTGCCTTCATGCTCTTCCCCGTCGCCCGCCGGTTCCGCGACCGCGCGCGCTGGTGGGATATCCTGCCCGGCATCGTCGCCATTGCCACCATCGTCTATGCGCTGTGGGGCGGCGAAGACTTCACCGATCGCGCCACCCTGCCCGATCACGTGGACGTGGTCGTCGGCATCGTCTTCATCCTGCTGCTGCTGGAGGCGACGCGCCGCACCACCGGCTGGATCATGCCGGTCGTCTCCATCTTCTTCATCGCCTATGCCATGCTCGGCCCGCATCTGCCGGCGCCGTGGACGCATCGCGGCTATGACCTGCCGCGCCTCGTCGGCCATCTCTTCATCACGCTGGAAGGCATCTTCGGCGTCGCGGTGGATGTCTCGGCGACGCTGATCATCCTGTTCACAATCTATGGCGCCTTCCTCGCGCAATCCGGCGCAGGCAAATTCTTCATCGATTTCTCGCTGGCGCTGATGGGCAACAAGCCCAATGCCGCCGGCCGCACCGTGGTGCTGTCGTCCTTCCTGCTCGGCGGCCCCTCCGGTTCGGGCGTCGCCACCACCGTGATGATCGGCACCGTGGCCGCGCCGATGCTGAAGAAGGCCGGCTTCGAGAAGAATGCCGCCGGCGGCCTGCTGGCCGCGGGCGGTCTCGGCGCCATCCTGTCGCCGCCGGTGCTGGGCGCCGCCGCTTTCCTGATCGCCGAATTCCTCAAGATCAGCTATCTCGACGTGATCTGGATGGCCACCATCCCGACCATCCTCTACTACCTCTCGCTGCTGATCATGGTGGAGATCGACGCCAAGCGCTTCGGCGCGAAGAACGTCAACATCACGCCCGAGCTTGGCTTGGGCACCATGACCAAGCGCTACGGCTTCCACTTCATCTCGCTGCTCGCCGTCGTCGTCTTCATGGTGATCGGCTTCTCGCCGGCATTATCGGTGTTCTATGCGATCCTGGTGACGCTGGCGCTGAGCTTCCTGCGCAAGGACACCGCCTTGATGCCGAAGAAGCTAGTGAAGGCGCTCTCCGAAGGCTCGATCGGCGCGCTCAATGCCGCCACCACCTGCGCCTGCGCCGGCATCGTGGTCGGCGTCGTCACCCTCACCGGCCTCGGCCTGAAATTCTCGTCCATCGTCATCGCTTATGCCGGCGGCAGCCTGCTGCTGACGGCGCTCTATACGGCGCTGATCGTCTGGATCATCGGTCTCGCCGTGCCGGTGACTGCGTCCTACATCATCTGCGCCGTCATCGCCGCCCCCGCGCTGATCAAGCTCGGCGTGCCCGATTACGCCGCACACATGTTCATCTTCTATTACGCCGTGCTCTCGGAAGTCTCACCGCCCACCGCGCTGTCGCCCTTCGCAGCGGCGGCCATCACCGGCGGCGATCCCTACAAGACCACGCTGCAATCCTGGAAATATACGCTGCCGGCCTTCCTGGTGCCGTTCGTGTTCGTGTGCGATCCGCAAGGCGTCGGCCTCTTGCTGTCGATCCCGAAGGGCGGCTCGTGGGTGGATATCGTCGAGATCACCTTCAAGACCACCTGCGGCCTGCTAGCGCTCGCAGCCTGCGCGCAGAACTGGGGTCTGCGACAAAATACGCCGATCGAGCGCGGACTGCTTCTGCTATCCGGATTGCTGCTGGTGTTCCCGAGCCTGATCGAGGCGATCATCGAAGCCATCATCGGCCGCGACATCAGTTACACATTCCTGCCGGGCCTGATCATCGGCCTCGGCGTCCTCTTCTGGCAGGCGCGCACCCGCGCCCAGCCGGTAGCTGCGTAG
- a CDS encoding Bug family tripartite tricarboxylate transporter substrate binding protein, with amino-acid sequence MSIRHPSRRSVILGGAAALGTLPFIGRANAAEWPTKPVKFVVPFAAGGTTDILARLVAQKMSEEYGQQFIVENKTGAGGNIAAEFVSKADGDGYTFLVGTPGTHAINKFVFKNMTYDQVKDFSSVIIIAKVPNLMSVTNSLPAKNVQEFIALAKAKPDEYFYGTPGLGSTAHLSTELFKSMTGVKLTHVPFRGSAPALTDLIGGRVHVMIDNLPAAQPFAEANQIRPLAVSTAKRWEPMKDIPTIAEAGVPGYDAASWFTITSPAKTSKEITAKLNASVDKYVKSEEGKARLIKLGADPVGGSPAEMDAFVASESEKWGKVAQFAGIKPE; translated from the coding sequence ATGTCGATTCGCCACCCGTCCCGCCGCTCTGTCATTCTCGGCGGCGCTGCTGCTCTCGGCACGCTGCCGTTCATCGGTCGCGCCAACGCAGCCGAATGGCCCACCAAGCCCGTGAAGTTCGTCGTTCCCTTCGCGGCCGGCGGCACCACCGACATTCTCGCCCGCCTTGTCGCGCAGAAGATGAGCGAAGAATACGGCCAGCAATTCATCGTCGAGAACAAGACCGGCGCCGGCGGCAACATCGCTGCGGAATTCGTCTCCAAGGCGGATGGCGACGGCTACACCTTCCTGGTCGGCACGCCGGGCACGCATGCGATCAACAAGTTCGTGTTCAAGAACATGACCTATGATCAGGTGAAGGACTTCTCGTCGGTCATCATCATCGCCAAGGTGCCGAACCTGATGTCGGTGACCAATTCGCTGCCGGCGAAGAACGTTCAGGAATTCATCGCGCTCGCCAAGGCCAAACCCGACGAATATTTCTACGGCACGCCGGGCCTCGGCTCCACTGCGCATCTTTCCACCGAACTGTTCAAGTCGATGACCGGCGTGAAGCTGACCCATGTGCCGTTCCGCGGCAGCGCCCCGGCGCTTACCGACCTGATCGGCGGCCGCGTGCATGTGATGATCGACAATCTGCCGGCGGCACAACCCTTCGCCGAGGCCAACCAGATCCGTCCGCTCGCCGTCTCCACCGCCAAGCGCTGGGAGCCGATGAAGGACATCCCGACCATCGCCGAAGCCGGTGTTCCCGGCTATGACGCGGCGTCGTGGTTCACGATCACCTCGCCTGCCAAGACGTCCAAGGAGATCACCGCCAAGCTCAATGCCTCGGTCGACAAATATGTGAAGTCGGAAGAAGGCAAGGCCCGCCTGATCAAGCTCGGCGCCGATCCCGTCGGCGGCTCGCCGGCCGAAATGGATGCCTTTGTTGCGTCGGAATCCGAGAAGTGGGGCAAGGTCGCCCAATTCGCCGGCATCAAGCCGGAGTAA
- a CDS encoding HigA family addiction module antitoxin: MSISRDKVQMHRLPTTPGEMLLKEFMEPNEISARALARDLGVPPNRITGIINGKRAITADTAVLLEGRLGMPGEFWMNLQSNYDLAVARQRQAEAA, translated from the coding sequence ATGAGCATCTCACGCGATAAAGTTCAGATGCACCGTCTCCCGACGACGCCTGGCGAGATGCTGCTCAAGGAATTCATGGAGCCGAATGAAATTTCGGCGCGTGCACTCGCGCGTGATCTCGGTGTCCCGCCAAATCGCATCACGGGCATCATAAATGGGAAGCGCGCGATCACTGCCGATACGGCGGTGCTGCTCGAAGGCCGCCTTGGCATGCCCGGCGAATTCTGGATGAACCTGCAATCGAATTACGATCTGGCCGTCGCCCGGCAGCGGCAGGCGGAAGCGGCGTAG
- a CDS encoding MFS transporter, giving the protein MCREGHPVPAANETTKYPLDALNFFLADVRDGLGPYLAIYLLTVQKWDEASIGAVMSVAAIAGILAQTPAGALIDKTTAKRAAVIIAAIVVTIGSVVLPFYPGFLFVATTQALTGIAAAIFAPALAAITLGIVGPRAFAGRIGRNEAFNHAGNAVAAALAGGLAYAFGPVVVFWLMAAMALASIGAMLAIPADAIDHEVARGLHDLEAPGSGQTEQPSGFRVLLTSRPLLVFAAATVLFHFSNAAMLPLVGQKLARVNSELGTTLMSACIVAAQLVMVPVAMLVGHKADIWGRKPLFACALAVLILRGALYPLSDDPYWLVGVQLLDGIGAGIYGALFPLVVADLTQGTGHFNVSQGAIATAAGLGGALSTFVAGLIIVFAGYDAAFITLAAVAACGLILFVTQMPETRPLNARHHRVVPNA; this is encoded by the coding sequence ATGTGCCGTGAGGGCCATCCGGTGCCAGCCGCCAACGAGACGACAAAATACCCGCTCGATGCCCTCAACTTCTTCCTCGCCGATGTGCGAGACGGGCTTGGCCCGTATCTGGCTATCTATCTGCTCACCGTGCAGAAATGGGATGAGGCCTCCATTGGCGCCGTGATGTCGGTGGCCGCCATTGCCGGCATCCTCGCGCAGACGCCAGCCGGCGCGCTGATCGACAAGACCACCGCCAAGCGTGCCGCCGTGATTATCGCAGCTATTGTCGTGACAATCGGCTCCGTCGTGCTGCCCTTCTATCCGGGCTTTCTGTTCGTCGCGACCACCCAGGCGCTGACCGGGATCGCTGCCGCAATTTTCGCGCCGGCATTGGCGGCGATCACGCTGGGCATCGTCGGCCCCCGCGCATTCGCGGGGCGCATCGGCCGCAACGAGGCATTCAACCATGCCGGCAACGCCGTCGCCGCGGCTTTGGCCGGGGGACTCGCTTACGCGTTCGGACCCGTGGTCGTGTTCTGGCTGATGGCCGCGATGGCGCTGGCCAGTATCGGCGCGATGCTGGCCATCCCTGCCGATGCCATCGATCACGAGGTCGCGCGCGGTCTCCACGACCTCGAAGCACCGGGTAGCGGACAGACCGAACAGCCGTCAGGCTTCCGCGTCCTGCTTACCAGCAGGCCGCTGCTGGTCTTCGCCGCGGCGACCGTGCTGTTTCACTTTTCCAACGCCGCGATGCTGCCGCTGGTCGGACAGAAACTGGCACGCGTGAACAGCGAACTCGGCACAACGCTGATGTCGGCCTGTATCGTGGCCGCACAACTGGTCATGGTGCCTGTCGCCATGCTGGTCGGCCACAAGGCCGATATCTGGGGCCGCAAACCGCTGTTCGCCTGCGCACTGGCGGTGCTGATCCTGCGCGGCGCACTCTATCCGCTCAGCGATGATCCGTACTGGCTGGTGGGCGTGCAATTGCTGGACGGCATCGGCGCCGGCATCTATGGCGCGCTGTTTCCGCTGGTCGTGGCCGACCTCACCCAAGGAACCGGCCACTTCAATGTGAGCCAGGGCGCGATCGCCACTGCGGCGGGACTAGGCGGCGCGCTTAGTACTTTCGTCGCAGGCCTCATCATCGTCTTCGCCGGTTACGACGCCGCATTCATCACTCTCGCGGCAGTCGCTGCATGCGGGCTCATTCTGTTCGTCACCCAGATGCCGGAGACGCGGCCATTGAACGCACGTCATCACCGCGTAGTGCCAAATGCTTAA
- a CDS encoding TAXI family TRAP transporter solute-binding subunit — MFALWAPLARAEPIAILTGGSSGVYYPLGVSIGMVYADIPGAKVLVETTDGSVANLMRLQQGTGQVAFALGDALMAGWRGDAQAGFAGKLDGLRVIGALYPNYVQIVATKASGIRSLKDLQGKSLAVGAEKSGTELEARAILKAAGMNFASLGRAEMIPFAESTKRMIDNKLDASLQSAGLGVTSIKELTDNSDTVLVPVSPAVVKKLGAPFRPATIPADTYRGQPKPVPTASVMNYLVTSASVSDELVYQMTKRLFDAVDGLAVAHRAGHEIKLAAAVSRSPVPLHPGAVRYYREKGLIK; from the coding sequence ATGTTCGCTCTATGGGCACCGCTCGCGCGCGCAGAGCCGATCGCCATCCTCACCGGCGGCAGTTCGGGCGTTTACTATCCGCTCGGCGTCAGCATCGGCATGGTCTATGCGGATATTCCCGGCGCGAAGGTGCTGGTGGAGACAACCGATGGTTCGGTCGCCAATCTGATGCGGTTGCAGCAGGGCACCGGGCAGGTCGCCTTCGCGCTCGGCGATGCACTCATGGCCGGCTGGCGCGGTGATGCGCAGGCCGGCTTTGCCGGCAAGCTCGACGGGTTGCGTGTCATCGGCGCGCTGTATCCGAACTATGTCCAGATCGTCGCCACCAAAGCGAGCGGCATTCGTTCCCTCAAGGATCTACAAGGCAAGAGCCTCGCCGTCGGGGCCGAGAAATCGGGCACCGAACTCGAGGCCCGCGCGATCTTGAAGGCTGCCGGAATGAACTTCGCGTCGCTCGGCCGCGCCGAGATGATCCCGTTTGCGGAATCCACCAAGCGGATGATCGACAACAAGCTTGATGCCTCGCTGCAATCCGCAGGGCTCGGTGTGACCTCGATCAAGGAACTGACCGATAACAGCGATACGGTACTGGTGCCGGTATCGCCCGCGGTCGTGAAGAAGCTCGGTGCGCCGTTCCGGCCTGCCACGATTCCGGCGGACACCTATCGCGGCCAGCCGAAACCTGTGCCGACCGCATCGGTGATGAACTATCTGGTGACCAGCGCATCGGTGAGCGATGAGCTGGTCTATCAGATGACCAAGCGCCTGTTCGATGCGGTCGATGGACTCGCTGTCGCGCATCGTGCGGGACATGAAATCAAGCTCGCGGCCGCCGTGAGTCGCAGCCCGGTGCCGCTGCACCCGGGCGCGGTGCGCTATTATCGTGAAAAGGGCCTGATCAAGTAA
- a CDS encoding TAXI family TRAP transporter solute-binding subunit, whose product MFKRFKKTTIAAAVIATAGLAGAAIAQQKTIAIGTGGTGGVYYPLGGAVANVLSKALPNTQATAEVTGGSVDNLKLIASGQSEMGFSMADAALDAFKGEDKFKSGKVPLRTLLVVYPNRMHVVTVEGTGIEKFSDLKGKRVSTGSPGSATEVMAFRVIEAGGLDKDKDLKRERLGVAESVNAIKDRKIDAFFWVGGVPTAAVTDLAATPGLKIKMIDHAELADKMNAKYGKLYSASNISKSIYPGMDKDNANTEVWNIIVTNDKMKDEDAYNIVKTLVEKKADIVAVHKEAESFSLDNQVQERSPVPFHPGALKYFKEKGIGK is encoded by the coding sequence ATGTTCAAGCGTTTCAAGAAGACCACCATCGCGGCGGCCGTCATCGCCACCGCAGGTCTTGCCGGTGCCGCCATCGCGCAGCAGAAGACCATTGCCATCGGCACCGGCGGCACCGGCGGCGTCTATTACCCGCTCGGCGGCGCCGTCGCCAATGTGCTGTCGAAAGCCCTGCCGAACACCCAGGCCACCGCGGAAGTCACCGGCGGCTCCGTCGATAATCTCAAGCTGATCGCCTCGGGCCAGAGCGAGATGGGCTTCAGCATGGCCGACGCCGCGCTCGATGCCTTCAAGGGCGAGGACAAGTTCAAGAGCGGCAAGGTCCCGCTGCGCACGCTGCTCGTAGTCTATCCGAACCGCATGCATGTAGTGACGGTGGAAGGCACCGGCATCGAGAAGTTCTCGGACCTCAAGGGCAAGCGCGTCTCCACGGGCTCGCCGGGCAGCGCCACCGAAGTGATGGCATTCCGTGTCATCGAAGCCGGCGGCCTCGACAAGGACAAGGACCTGAAGCGTGAGCGTCTCGGCGTCGCCGAAAGCGTCAACGCCATCAAGGATCGCAAGATCGACGCCTTCTTCTGGGTCGGCGGCGTGCCGACGGCCGCGGTGACCGACCTTGCCGCCACGCCCGGCCTGAAGATCAAGATGATCGACCACGCCGAACTCGCCGACAAGATGAACGCCAAATACGGCAAGCTGTATTCGGCTTCGAATATCAGCAAGAGCATCTATCCCGGCATGGACAAGGACAACGCCAATACCGAGGTCTGGAACATCATCGTCACCAACGACAAGATGAAGGACGAGGACGCCTACAACATCGTCAAGACGCTGGTGGAGAAGAAGGCAGACATCGTCGCCGTGCACAAGGAAGCGGAGAGCTTCTCGCTCGACAACCAGGTGCAGGAGCGCTCGCCGGTCCCGTTCCATCCGGGCGCCCTGAAATACTTCAAGGAAAAGGGCATCGGCAAGTAA